In Chlorocebus sabaeus isolate Y175 chromosome 11, mChlSab1.0.hap1, whole genome shotgun sequence, one DNA window encodes the following:
- the FAM186B gene encoding protein FAM186B isoform X2: protein MEKDDPPQLVAPTSVKAIILRIEAAQLTRAQEDISTQLLDILDNVNCVINRFQEELGYDLKENAKSHQTDPKGKKRFILLDKIASFSKDAKMKEKHLYDILRWLGDWGDTLTYEIGARKSEEEEAALDEWIEVTENTLPLSLIATKRGIESLTALCSTLIEGQKKRSQVSKRTFWQGWQGRSPQTSPSHPQPLSPEQMLQDQHTTNTKASEVTSMLQELLDSTMFSKGEVRAIRYMATVVENLNKALILQHKENRSLETKYRYLQMQATEELSSQRLHFQQFVQVLESRKDALLKQVEILGGRYHDLLLTKQALEFQLKKAQTATGQAEDLAEVSVDSPGPSERETLPRKETVTEESQQEPMKKEQLFSPLPPGTMAMVWDSGATAAGHQPLSTMTVHSRVADVFSSKDTKSLEPVLLPLVDRRFPKKWERPVAESSGHKDEDQEDYFQEKGGLQIKFHCSKQLSLESSRQVTSESQEKPWEKGFGWETRRQLWLEEEEMWQQRQKKWALLEQEHQEKLRQWKLEDLAREQQQRWVQLEKEQESLGREPEQLGEDVERRIFTPASRWRDLEKAELSLVPAPSRTQSAHQSRRPHLPMSPSTRQPALGKQRPMSSVEFTYRPQTRRVPTKPKKSASFPVTGTSIRRLTQPSLQISPATLKEKVYHMDMEAQRKNLKLLSEESELRLPHYLRSKALELTTTTMELGALRLQYLCHKYIFYRRLQSLRQEAINHVQIMKETEASYKAQNLYIFLENIDHLQSLRLQAWTDKQKRLEEKRRECLSSMVTMFPKLQLEWNVHLNIPEVTSPKPKKCKLPAASPRHIHPSGPTYKQPFQSRHLECAPLQMARLLALCLRGLVAELAVVMEDFDLLHVL from the exons ATGGAGAAGGATGACCCTCCACAGTTGGTGGCTCCCACATCAGTGAAAGCCATCATCTTGAGGATTGAGGCTGCCCAGCTAACTCGGGCTCAAGAG GATATTTCTACCCAGCTCTTAGACATTTTGGACAATGTCAATTGTGTCATCAACCGCTTCCAGGAAGAATTAGGatatgatttaaaagaaaacgCCAAATCTCACCAGACAGATCCAAAGGGCAAGAAGAGATTCATCTTGCTGGACAAAATTGCCTCCTTCTCCAAAGATGCTAAGATGAAGGAGAAGCACCTGTATGACATTCTCCGCTGGCTAGGTGACTGGG GTGACACTCTGACCTATGAGATCGGGGCCAGGAAGAGTGAAGAGGAAGAAGCAGCCCTGGACGAATGGATTGAAGTGACGGAGAATACGTTACCACTCTCCCTCATTGCCACCAAAAGAGGCATTGAGTCACTCACTGCCCTTTGCTCCACTCTCATTGAAGGACAAAAGAAAAGGTCACAAG TGTCCAAACGCACCTTCTGGCAGGGCTGGCAGGGAAGAAGCCCACAGACATCTCCATCCCATCCTCAGCCACTGAGCCCAGAACAGATGCTCCAGGACCAGCATACCACGAACACGAAGGCCTCAGAGGTGACGTCCATGCTGCAGGAGCTCCTGGACTCTACCATGTTCAGCAAGGGGGAGGTCAGGGCCATCAGGTACATGGCCACTGTGGTGGAGAACCTCAACAAGGCCTTGATCCTCCAACACAAGGAGAACAGGAGCCTGGAGACCAAATACAGGTACCTGCAAATGCAGGCGACCGAAGAGCTCAGCAGCCAGAGGCTGCACTTCCAGCAGTTCGTGCAGGTCCTTGAGAGCAGGAAGGATGCTCTGCTGAAGCAGGTAGAGATCTTAGGGGGACGGTACCATGACCTTCTCCTGACGAAGCAGGCCTTGGAGTTCCAGCTGAAGAAGGCTCAGACTGCTACAGGTCAGGCAGAAGACCTGGCTGAGGTTTCTGTTGACTCCCCAGGTCCCTCTGAGAGAGAGACCCTTCCAAGGAAAGAAACAGTCACGGAGGAAAGCCAACAGGAACCCATGAAGAAGGAGCAGTTGTTCTCGCCACTTCCCCCAGGTACCATGGCCATGGTGTGGGACAGTGGTGCTACAGCTGCAGGGCACCAGccactttccaccatgactgtgcaCTCGAGGGTCGCAGATGTGTTCAGCAGCAAGGACACCAAGAGCCTTGAGCCTGTGCTTCTACCCTTAGTAGATCGCAGGTTTCCTAAGAAATGGGAAAGACCCGTGGCAGAAAGCTCAGGCCACAAAGACGAAGACCAGGAGGACTACTTTCAGGAAAAGGGAGGACTCCAAATTAAGTTCCACTGTAGCAAACAGCTGTCTCTAGAGAGCTCCAGGCAGGTGACCTCTGAGAGCCAAGAGAAGCCCTGGGAGAAGGGATTCGGCTGGGAGACACGGAGGCAGCtgtggctggaggaggaggagatgtggCAGCAGCGGCAGAAGAAGTGGGCCCTACTGGAGCAGGAGCACCAGGAGAAGCTGCGGCAGTGGAAGCTGGAAGACCTAGCCAGGGAGCAGCAGCAGAGATGGGTCCAGCTAGAAAAGGAGCAGGAGAGCCTAGGGAGAGAGCCAGAGCAGCTAGGGGAGGACGTGGAGAGGAGGATTTTCACACCCGCCAGTCGATGGAGGGACTTAGAGAAGGCAGAGCTATCGTTAGTGCCTGCCCCAAGCCGGACCCAATCTGCTCACCAAAGCAGGAGGCCACACTTGCCCATGTCTCCTAGTACCCGGCAGCCTGCCCTGGGAAAGCAGAGACCTATGAGTTCAGTGGAGTTTACCTACAGACCACAGACCCGCCGAGTTCCCACAAAGCCCAAGAAGTCTGCCTCCTTTCCTGTCACTGGGACATCCATTCGAAGGCTGACTCAGCCCTCTTTGCAGATATCACCTGCTACTCTTAAGGAGAAGGTGTACCACATGGACATGGAGGCCCAGAGGAAGAACCTGAAGCTCCTGAGTGAGGAGTCTGAGTTGAGGCTGCCCCACTACCTGCGCAGCAAAGCACTGGagctcaccaccaccaccatggagCTGGGTGCGCTCAGGCTGCAGTACCTGTGCCATAAGTACATCTTCTATAGACGCCTCCAGAGCCTCCG GCAAGAAGCAATCAACCATGTACAAATCATGAAAGAAACGGAGGCTTCCTACAAGGCCCAGAACCTCTACATCTTCCTGGAAAACATTGACCACCTGCAGAGCCTCAGGCTGCAGGCCTGGACAGACAAGCAGAAGAGACTGGAGGAGAAGCGCCGAGAGTGCCTGAGCAGCATGGTGACCATGTTCCCCAAG